CCTATGAAAAATGTCCATTATGGTCTGATTTTCAACAGATCCCACCCCACGGACTTTTCTCTTTTATGATCAAAATATAAATCACAATTCTATAAAAAGCAAACTGAAACCTTTTTCATTGAAAATATCACAAAtgtaattgaaaaaaatcataatttctgATTGAAACTTATTAGTGCATATTCTATGTTGTAGTAAACTTCCTGGCTTCCATCACCACGCTTCCTGACTTTAAAAATTCCGCCGAAAACTAACAAACAACACACGAATCTCAGGGATTGTCAGGTATATCAAGTATTTCCGAGACGAATGGAGATATATCTGTTTTTATGTCTTTGTGTTTCACTAAAAACTCGTGCTCCAGTAGCTGGCTATAGTTGGGCCTGTCGGTGTACTTCTTCTGGAGACATTTGCAGGTGAAGTCTTCAAATTCCGGTGAAAACTGTCCGCTAGGTAACCTTGGGGGGTCGTCAGCCACGACCTGCTTTAGTTGTTCAAAAGGTGTGCCCCATTTGGGGTATGGGAAGTCTCCTGTGGCTAGTTCGATTAGTGATATGCCCAAACTCCAGACATCTGAACGTATATCGTATTGTGAGGGATTTCCGGTGGGATCTATTCTTTCGggctaaaaaaataatatttcatacaGGAAACAAAATACAGTTCCCCAAGAAATGAACGCACTACcttaaaatgggtcattttttatgtctcaaatttcctaaacctattgtccaatgtaagtgatttttttagtatgttatagctttattctttaacaatatcgctgtaataatattgttgctaaacaggtaaattgtcattgtataccgggtgtaccaatcagactgtgatttttctcaaagttcgcgtcacaCTGGTttattctatcatttataaaatactgaaattaaaacccaactatcgcctcatgttttcttaacattctgttttttattcattctcttattttggataataaaaaagttaggtactgtaacaactagccttgtttttacagggtgtttttaaataagtatggcaaactttacggggtaattctgcatgaaaaaataatgacagtttgctttataaacatatatccgcaattgcttagtttccgagatatagggtgttgaaatttttcttataaactgacgatttatttattgctctcggttgagatatgcaaatgaaatttggtgggttttaagaggtagttattgtgcattttttgacatacaattaagaattgtatattcaccattggcgcacataagtgtcatattacccatatgcgtgccaatggtgaatattaaattcctaattgtatatcaaaaaatgcgcaataactacctcttaaaatccaccaaatttcatttgcatatcttaaccggttttagagcaataaataaatcgtcagtttgtaagaaaaatttcaacaccccctatctcgggaATCTTCATttcgaagcatttgcggacatacgtttataaagcaaactatcattattttttcatgcagaattgccccttaaagtttacCATACTTattaaaaaacaccctgtattgacaaaaaaaatcaaggctagttgttaaagtaggtacgtaacttttttattatccaacataagcaagtgaatcaaaaaacagaattttattataagcaaattaatcaaaaaagcttcagaacaacatgaaaaaacagaatgttaagaaaacatgaggctatagttgggttttaatttcagtattttataaatgatagaataaCCACAGGATCACGCAAACGTTGACAAAAAattacagtttgattggtacacccggtatgcaatgacaatttacctgtctagaaacaatattattacagcgatattgttaaataataaggctataacatgttaaacaGATTACTTAAATCTGACAAGAGGTTCAGGatattcgagacatcaaaaataactcatttttaaggtggtgtgtTAATTGCTTGTAGAAGTGTGTAAACTTAACAAGTTGATGAACAGTTAGTCAAATGTATAAGCCATTATTGTGACACTattatgtattttgcaaaatagAATAGGGAAACTGCTGAATTTCTTTTAGCGCTTATTGTTTATGGAAACCAtgagttttttaacatttttttgtaaacatgtggatgACTACCATGGACATCGTGTCACATTTCATATGCATCTGTAGCATTACGCTATAATTActatttctaattttattttttcttaatttttaattattatttctcAAAATCGAAACGACGTTAGTCATtcaaaattcacatgtaaataaAAACGGAATGTATCCTTCACCATCTGTTTTTCGTTTGTGCGGTGTAACAAACTGCACCCTCATAAATTAAGTACTATATCAGACAattgtgtcaacaactcactaATGCATTCAAGGGCGTTTTCTTAAAACTACAAAAGTGTACGCCAGACCTAAATGATTTATTGTCATCTGGTCAGAGGGAATAAACATAAACAGATTATCGTTGTGGTTTTCTTTTTAGTCACGACACAGCTGGTGAACGATTCACACACCAATCGTTCGGCCCTTTTCCGAAACCTAAGCGCAATACCTTTTtgtaccaaaataaataaaatatttactgttcgttttattacattcatttcaattaattccgtcaacatcACCACCGGAATACATCTGCAGATGTAATGtgacattttttgtcacaactcgTTATTTTCGAAATGTcgtctatacgctgtgagctcgtacgtagaggcgatatttaaaagttcgtgagcgccagtagtgacaagtcagtGAACCTtttctggaaatttgacataaatgtcaaagtgattaatttaaaacattgaaactaaaaacattaataggaaaaaatattagttggtcaaagctgtggtgtatatttttaccttaaatatacttacgttttaaatactgaatttacacgataattgtgaaagtatccgaagtaagaaattattatttcatcaatagaacgtcaaaatgattgacaaaatttaaaaaaaaccgattacaatttaattacttttttgcgttgtaaatattacgcgataaaaattaaataataaatttaaaaatttccggcaaaagttgcattagtaatccgctagttagcgacaccagcgaagctcagagcgtataggagTTGtatcacattacatcaatggaaattagatgTATATAGACGTTCTGTCCATCAAAGTGTTAACCTCAAAAGTTGGGCACTACCAAAAATTATGCTTATTTTGATAGTTGACTTTCTCGTGAACAGAttctgctaattttttttttattattttagatattttctTTAATACTAACGCTGTTGGgcaaagatttactcaaacttatCTTTTAAGCTTATACTGGGTGGAATAAAGATAATTGTTCATGAACATTTTGCCAACAGTGTAAAAACCaaagaaaaaatcaaaaattttgattGTGAATATAGACGTTATGCTACTTACAGCCATGTATGGTTTGCATCCAGCATCAATGGTCTTGGCTATAGAGTCTACCAAATACCCACTGATTCCAAAATCGCACATCTTTACCTCTCCTTGTCTGTTAATCAGTATATTTGAAGGCTTAACATCTCTGTGAATAACTCTAAGCTGGGAATAAAGGTAATGTAAGGCACTAACAACAGCAAGAGCAATGTTTCCTACAAAgaacataatataataaacattaaatCACTATCAATCAAGTGAATAATAAATACAGGATGGGCCAAATAAAACAGTAtacacctcgatatttggcagtacttattagattttaaggaaatgctgaaataggtcgatttttatttttaaattatgtacaaTTTTTtggctattgggaccgtgcaagttcggcaaagcgccctctatttctacgctctgtacttttattcgcacttttaattatattggccaattatattagtcctggttgctggataattgccatagtccaaaaaaataataagatgcaggttatgttatgcaaacgtaaacaattgtatgtagtaaataaaattagttattaaaatgcagtactgcaagcaaaatacaattaattaaatttacctttatataataattgcatatcatatcaatattgtagagcaatatataatttttcagcttcaatgacagaaggtatgaaatatacgtcaatttgacaatttcaattgacaatatgaattatttaagatagttgcaat
This genomic window from Diabrotica virgifera virgifera chromosome 1, PGI_DIABVI_V3a contains:
- the LOC114335455 gene encoding dual specificity mitogen-activated protein kinase kinase 6, which encodes MSGRKKKPGLKLQVSDDTVPKVVPPANLNTRTTITIGDRTFDVEADDLEKICDLGRGAYGVVEKMKHIPSETIMAVKRITATVNTQEQKRLVMDLDISMRSSDCPYTVQFYGALFREGDVWICMEVMDTSLDKFYAKVYKNGKKIPEDVLGNIALAVVSALHYLYSQLRVIHRDVKPSNILINRQGEVKMCDFGISGYLVDSIAKTIDAGCKPYMAPERIDPTGNPSQYDIRSDVWSLGISLIELATGDFPYPKWGTPFEQLKQVVADDPPRLPSGQFSPEFEDFTCKCLQKKYTDRPNYSQLLEHEFLVKHKDIKTDISPFVSEILDIPDNP